The proteins below are encoded in one region of Ephemeroptericola cinctiostellae:
- the erpA gene encoding iron-sulfur cluster insertion protein ErpA produces MNAPVEQASPFIFTDNAADKVKDLIAEEGNPDLKLRVFVQGGGCSGFQYGFTFDEIVNEDDTAINKSGVTLLVDSMSYQYLVGAEIDYKEDLEGAQFVIKNPNASTTCGCGSSFSV; encoded by the coding sequence ATGAATGCACCCGTAGAACAAGCCAGCCCGTTCATTTTCACCGACAATGCGGCCGATAAGGTCAAGGATTTAATCGCTGAAGAAGGCAATCCAGATTTGAAATTGCGCGTTTTTGTGCAAGGTGGCGGCTGCTCAGGTTTTCAGTATGGTTTTACTTTTGATGAGATTGTGAATGAAGACGATACTGCAATCAACAAGAGTGGTGTGACCTTGCTGGTTGATTCGATGAGTTACCAATATTTGGTGGGTGCAGAGATCGACTATAAAGAAGACCTCGAAGGCGCTCAATTTGTGATTAAAAATCCAAATGCATCAACCACATGCGGCTGTGGATCGTCGTTTTCGGTGTGA
- a CDS encoding FAD-dependent monooxygenase: MQTQFDVIVVGGGVAGNASALGLAQTGARVAHVCLDAPASSDGALDARIYALSNPNVSLLKRLRVWDALDATRMCSVSDMHIMGDSAQTQSGMGGQLHFSAYDTDMTELAWIVEQNNIQKALQMALRFVPNLTAFRTNASTLSVRDHGIDLTTHNGDVLSAPLLVGADGAHSWTRQALQIKHTFFDYEQHGVVANFACEKPHFNCAHQWFFNNGDVLALLPLPNQCASMVYSCKNPISAHIMSMNDAELAKHVSELSHNTLGALTTLTSAQAFPLKRMLAKKFIAPHTLLIGDAAHTVHPLAGQGLNLGLQDLSTWLDLMTQREPHRAINDPVLLRRYERARLAPTMEMQGVTHALHRLFQSPHPIARHARNAGMSLLDAAPPLKRRLIQAAMGQQTTDAP; the protein is encoded by the coding sequence ATGCAAACTCAATTTGATGTCATCGTGGTAGGTGGCGGCGTGGCGGGCAATGCAAGTGCACTGGGTTTGGCACAAACGGGGGCTCGTGTGGCTCATGTTTGTTTGGATGCCCCCGCATCATCGGATGGTGCGTTAGATGCGCGCATTTACGCTTTATCCAATCCCAATGTGTCTTTACTGAAGCGTCTGCGCGTGTGGGATGCACTGGATGCAACACGCATGTGTTCTGTATCCGACATGCACATCATGGGTGATTCGGCGCAAACTCAATCAGGCATGGGTGGACAGCTTCACTTCAGTGCATACGACACCGACATGACTGAATTGGCTTGGATTGTTGAACAAAACAACATTCAAAAAGCCCTTCAAATGGCTTTGCGCTTCGTACCCAATCTCACCGCATTCCGCACCAATGCCTCCACGCTCAGTGTGCGTGATCACGGCATTGACCTCACCACCCACAACGGTGATGTGCTGTCAGCGCCATTGCTGGTCGGGGCAGATGGAGCACACTCATGGACACGCCAAGCCCTTCAAATAAAGCATACTTTTTTTGATTATGAGCAACACGGCGTGGTGGCAAATTTTGCATGCGAGAAGCCGCATTTTAATTGCGCCCACCAGTGGTTTTTTAACAATGGTGATGTACTTGCTTTATTGCCATTACCGAACCAATGCGCGTCAATGGTTTATTCATGCAAAAACCCCATTTCAGCACACATCATGTCAATGAATGATGCCGAACTGGCCAAACACGTGAGTGAGCTGTCACACAACACGCTCGGCGCACTGACCACACTCACCTCAGCACAAGCATTCCCCCTTAAACGCATGCTTGCCAAAAAATTCATCGCACCGCATACCTTATTGATTGGCGATGCCGCGCACACAGTGCACCCACTCGCGGGGCAAGGCTTAAACCTCGGTTTACAAGACCTCAGCACGTGGTTGGATTTGATGACGCAACGTGAGCCCCATCGAGCCATCAACGACCCTGTGCTTTTGCGCCGTTATGAACGGGCTCGCCTCGCACCCACGATGGAAATGCAAGGCGTCACACACGCGCTCCACCGACTGTTTCAATCCCCCCACCCGATTGCACGCCACGCGCGCAATGCGGGCATGAGTCTACTGGATGCAGCCCCCCCACTTAAACGCAGGCTGATCCAAGCGGCAATGGGCCAACAAACAACTGACGCACCATAA
- a CDS encoding lytic transglycosylase domain-containing protein — protein MTWPLNAWRCGLALALACVSGIAGAGQQSEERLADSVRVLLRQAVSAGLPELRPFASRDDEARFYRWRSVMSERIVAHVPSEYQRLAILNAVDYEARRAGLEPALVLGVIYVESRFNPSASSPVGARGLMQVMPFWAKTIGDGNAKNLYHMRINVRFGCVILRHYLDRENGDVVRALARYNGSLGQTDYAYNVLRASFKYR, from the coding sequence ATGACTTGGCCGCTCAATGCATGGCGATGTGGGTTGGCACTGGCGTTGGCTTGTGTCAGTGGCATTGCGGGCGCTGGGCAGCAGTCTGAGGAGCGCTTGGCAGACAGTGTGCGGGTGTTGTTGCGTCAGGCGGTATCGGCAGGTTTGCCTGAGTTGCGGCCTTTTGCTTCGCGCGACGATGAAGCACGTTTTTATCGTTGGCGCAGCGTCATGAGCGAACGCATTGTGGCGCATGTGCCTTCTGAATATCAACGGTTGGCAATCCTCAATGCGGTGGATTACGAGGCACGCCGAGCGGGTCTTGAGCCTGCGCTGGTGTTGGGCGTCATTTACGTTGAGAGCCGTTTTAATCCGAGTGCAAGCAGTCCTGTGGGTGCGCGTGGTTTGATGCAGGTGATGCCATTTTGGGCAAAAACCATCGGTGATGGCAATGCCAAAAATTTGTATCACATGCGCATCAATGTGCGGTTTGGTTGTGTGATTTTACGACATTACCTTGACCGTGAAAATGGTGATGTGGTGCGTGCTTTGGCGCGTTACAATGGCAGCCTTGGGCAGACAGATTACGCTTACAACGTATTGCGAGCATCGTTCAAATATAGGTAA
- a CDS encoding DsbC family protein — MLHLPNNPVRDPSSAPTQDENPMSKTPWRTAAAVAIMAALGVGFGLSVTAQAKTQTPSNKASKMASSTAISPELTAIKNAFELKFENSKVKTIRQTPFKDLYELQLNKNELVYTNAATEFVMVGHLISTQDMRNLTQERADELATIDFKSLPLAQSFALVKGDGSRHIAIFEDPNCGYCKLFRKTLEKTNNITVHTFVIDILGDDSTAKAKKLLCAKDPAHVWDNWMLHGKPPEDSADCDTSVLDKNRKLAAELGVTGTPTIFFENGSRAPGAVAEEEFQSLLIKASQK, encoded by the coding sequence ATGCTGCATCTCCCAAACAACCCCGTGCGCGACCCGTCCTCCGCACCCACTCAAGACGAGAACCCCATGTCAAAAACACCTTGGCGCACTGCCGCCGCCGTTGCCATCATGGCCGCACTCGGCGTCGGCTTTGGCCTGTCCGTGACGGCACAAGCCAAAACCCAAACGCCCTCCAATAAAGCTTCAAAAATGGCATCATCGACCGCGATTTCTCCTGAGTTGACCGCCATTAAAAATGCATTTGAGTTGAAATTTGAAAACTCAAAAGTTAAAACCATCCGTCAAACGCCCTTCAAAGACCTGTATGAATTGCAGCTCAACAAAAACGAGTTGGTTTACACCAATGCCGCCACCGAATTCGTCATGGTCGGCCACCTCATCAGCACGCAAGACATGCGCAATTTAACTCAAGAACGTGCAGATGAATTGGCAACGATAGATTTTAAATCACTGCCATTGGCCCAAAGCTTTGCCTTGGTCAAAGGGGATGGCAGCCGTCATATTGCTATTTTTGAAGACCCCAACTGCGGCTATTGCAAATTGTTTCGTAAAACTTTAGAAAAAACCAACAACATCACCGTGCACACCTTTGTCATCGATATTCTGGGCGACGACTCAACAGCCAAAGCAAAAAAATTACTGTGCGCCAAAGACCCAGCCCACGTATGGGACAACTGGATGCTGCACGGCAAACCGCCTGAAGATAGTGCCGACTGCGACACCAGCGTTTTGGATAAAAATCGCAAGCTTGCAGCAGAACTGGGTGTCACAGGGACACCCACCATCTTCTTCGAAAATGGTTCACGCGCACCAGGCGCAGTGGCAGAAGAAGAGTTTCAAAGCCTGCTGATTAAAGCATCTCAAAAATAA
- the rplM gene encoding 50S ribosomal protein L13: protein MKTFSAKQHEVQHDWYVVDGTDKVLGRVASEVARRLRGKHKPEFTPHVDTGDFIVVVNADKLRVTGAKFEDKKYYRHSGYPGGIYETNFRKMQERFPGRALEKAVKGMLPKGPLGYAMIKKLKIYAGAEHPHSAQQPQVLDI, encoded by the coding sequence ATGAAAACTTTTTCAGCAAAACAACACGAAGTACAACACGACTGGTACGTCGTTGATGGTACGGATAAAGTGTTGGGTCGTGTAGCCAGTGAAGTTGCACGTCGTTTGCGTGGTAAGCATAAACCTGAGTTTACGCCACACGTGGACACAGGTGATTTTATCGTTGTCGTTAATGCGGACAAACTCCGTGTAACTGGCGCGAAATTCGAAGATAAAAAATACTACCGTCATTCTGGTTATCCAGGTGGTATTTACGAAACAAACTTCCGTAAAATGCAAGAGCGTTTTCCGGGTCGTGCGTTAGAAAAAGCGGTCAAAGGCATGTTGCCTAAAGGTCCTTTGGGTTACGCGATGATCAAAAAATTGAAGATCTATGCAGGCGCTGAACATCCGCATTCTGCACAGCAACCTCAAGTCTTGGACATTTAA
- the rpsI gene encoding 30S ribosomal protein S9: MNGNYNYGTGRRKSAVARVFLKAGSGKIVVNGKPANEYFARETGLMIIRQPLELTQTTEKFDIMVNVCGGGESGQAGAVRHGITRALIDYDASLKSGLSQAGLVTRDAREVERKKVGFRKARRRKQFSKR; the protein is encoded by the coding sequence ATGAACGGTAATTACAACTACGGTACAGGTCGTCGTAAATCTGCGGTGGCTCGAGTGTTTTTAAAAGCGGGTTCAGGCAAAATCGTTGTTAACGGTAAGCCAGCGAACGAATATTTTGCACGTGAAACAGGTTTGATGATCATTCGTCAACCTTTAGAACTCACACAAACCACTGAAAAATTTGACATCATGGTCAATGTATGTGGTGGTGGCGAATCAGGTCAAGCGGGTGCGGTGCGTCATGGCATCACACGTGCATTGATTGATTACGATGCAAGCTTGAAATCAGGTCTGTCACAAGCTGGCTTGGTGACACGTGATGCACGTGAAGTCGAACGTAAGAAAGTCGGCTTCCGCAAAGCACGTCGTCGCAAACAGTTCTCAAAACGTTAA
- a CDS encoding proline--tRNA ligase, with translation MKASQFFISTLKEAPAEAEIISHQLMMRAGLIKRIGSGIYTYMPMGLRSVRKVEQIIREEMNKAGAMELLMPAVQPAELWQESGRWEQYGPELLRFKDRHGRDFVVGPTHEEVITDLARRDIKSYKQLPVNWYQIQAKFRDEIRPRFGVMRGREFIMKDAYSFDKDEAGMVVSYNTMYAAYTAIFTRLGLNFRAVAADNGSIGGSGSHEFHVIAETGEDDIVYNPNSDYAANIEAAEAVSMLAERAAATQTMLKTATPRCGKCEEVAQFLNIPLISNVKSIVLAVDHENEAGELSVQVVLVLVRADHSLNEVKLSKIDGLSTTRMATEAEIATAFNTTPGYIGPVATAQKVLVVADKTVANMSDFVCGANDVGFHYVGVNWGRDLPEPDVIADVRNVVAGDPAPDGNGTVDICRGIEVGHVFQLGTKYSEAMKATFLDENGKPQPLVMGCYGIGVTRILGAAIEQNFDVRGIVWPAAIAPFQVVICPVGADKNEQVRDESQKLYETLLQAGVDVILDDRGERPGSMFADWELIGVPHRVTIGDRGLKEDGMVEYRGRRDEAATKFTPADVAAHVLTQLKA, from the coding sequence ATGAAAGCCAGTCAGTTTTTCATCAGTACCCTTAAAGAAGCCCCAGCCGAAGCAGAAATCATCAGCCATCAGCTCATGATGCGTGCTGGTCTTATTAAACGCATCGGCAGCGGGATTTATACCTATATGCCAATGGGTTTGCGCAGTGTGCGTAAGGTCGAGCAGATCATCCGTGAGGAGATGAATAAAGCGGGGGCGATGGAGTTGCTCATGCCTGCGGTGCAGCCTGCTGAGTTGTGGCAAGAATCAGGGCGTTGGGAGCAATATGGCCCAGAGCTTTTGCGCTTTAAGGATCGTCATGGACGTGATTTTGTCGTGGGCCCGACGCACGAAGAGGTCATCACCGATTTGGCACGTCGTGACATTAAAAGCTATAAACAACTGCCTGTAAATTGGTACCAGATTCAAGCCAAATTCCGTGATGAAATTCGCCCGCGTTTTGGCGTGATGCGGGGGCGTGAATTCATCATGAAGGATGCGTATTCGTTTGATAAAGATGAAGCGGGCATGGTGGTGTCGTACAACACAATGTATGCGGCGTACACCGCGATTTTCACACGCTTGGGCTTGAATTTCCGAGCGGTGGCTGCGGACAATGGTTCGATTGGTGGTTCAGGCTCGCACGAATTTCACGTCATTGCTGAAACGGGTGAAGATGACATCGTATACAACCCAAACAGTGACTATGCGGCGAACATTGAAGCGGCAGAGGCCGTGAGCATGCTGGCTGAGCGTGCCGCTGCGACGCAAACGATGCTTAAAACAGCCACACCCCGCTGTGGAAAGTGCGAAGAAGTGGCGCAGTTTTTAAATATTCCGTTGATCAGCAATGTGAAATCCATCGTGCTGGCGGTGGATCATGAAAATGAAGCGGGCGAATTGAGCGTGCAAGTGGTTTTGGTGTTGGTGCGCGCCGATCACAGCTTGAATGAAGTGAAATTGTCAAAAATTGACGGCCTGAGCACAACGCGCATGGCGACTGAAGCTGAAATTGCTACGGCGTTCAACACCACGCCTGGTTACATTGGTCCTGTTGCCACCGCGCAAAAGGTGCTTGTCGTTGCGGATAAAACCGTGGCGAACATGAGTGATTTTGTGTGCGGTGCGAACGATGTTGGTTTCCATTATGTGGGTGTGAATTGGGGGCGTGATTTGCCTGAACCGGACGTGATTGCGGATGTGCGCAATGTGGTGGCTGGTGATCCTGCACCCGATGGCAATGGCACGGTGGATATTTGCCGTGGTATTGAGGTTGGACATGTGTTTCAACTGGGCACGAAGTATTCTGAGGCCATGAAAGCCACATTCTTGGATGAAAATGGCAAACCGCAGCCACTCGTGATGGGCTGTTATGGCATTGGCGTGACCCGTATTTTGGGCGCGGCGATTGAGCAAAATTTTGATGTACGCGGGATTGTGTGGCCTGCTGCGATTGCACCTTTCCAAGTGGTGATTTGTCCCGTTGGCGCCGACAAAAACGAACAGGTTCGTGATGAATCACAAAAACTCTACGAGACCTTGCTGCAAGCGGGTGTGGATGTGATTTTGGATGACCGTGGCGAGCGTCCGGGTTCGATGTTCGCGGACTGGGAGTTGATCGGTGTCCCACATCGTGTGACCATTGGTGATCGGGGCCTGAAAGAAGATGGCATGGTTGAATACCGTGGTCGTCGCGATGAGGCGGCAACCAAGTTTACGCCTGCGGATGTGGCGGCACATGTGTTGACACAGCTGAAAGCTTAA
- the argC gene encoding N-acetyl-gamma-glutamyl-phosphate reductase — protein MQKIKIGIVGGTGYTGVELLRLLAHHPHVELHAITSRTEAGVPVAQMFPSLRGAVDLKFSDPASGILEECDVVFFATPHGVAMAQAPALLNKGIRVIDLGADFRLQDTAVFEKWYKLPHSCADVLKSAVYGLPELNREAVRQAKLIGNPGCYPTTMQLGFYPLLKNNLVDASALIADCKSGVSGAGRKAEVATLFSESSDSMKAYGVSGHRHTPETVEQLSKMTTQAVHLIFTPHLIPMIRGMHSTLYAKLLPEAQSMSNEDLQQLFEMTYASEPFVDVMPFGSHPETRSTRASNMLRMALHRHGDTVIVLVVQDNLVKGAAGQAVQNMNVMFGFAETAGIDMLPVMP, from the coding sequence ATGCAAAAAATTAAAATTGGTATCGTTGGCGGTACAGGTTACACTGGCGTTGAACTCTTGCGTTTATTGGCGCACCATCCGCATGTCGAGCTGCATGCGATCACATCGCGCACTGAGGCGGGCGTGCCAGTGGCTCAGATGTTCCCGAGTTTACGTGGTGCGGTTGATTTGAAATTCTCTGATCCAGCCAGTGGCATTTTAGAAGAGTGTGACGTGGTTTTTTTCGCGACACCACACGGCGTGGCCATGGCACAAGCGCCTGCCTTGTTGAACAAAGGCATTCGAGTGATTGACCTTGGGGCCGATTTTCGTTTGCAGGACACGGCTGTTTTTGAAAAATGGTATAAATTGCCGCACAGTTGTGCCGATGTGCTGAAAAGTGCTGTGTATGGCTTACCAGAATTAAACCGTGAGGCTGTGCGTCAAGCGAAGTTGATTGGTAACCCAGGTTGCTACCCAACGACGATGCAATTGGGGTTTTATCCGTTATTGAAAAATAACTTGGTTGATGCATCTGCGTTGATTGCCGATTGTAAGTCTGGCGTGTCGGGCGCGGGTCGTAAGGCTGAGGTGGCGACTTTGTTCAGTGAGTCTTCGGATTCAATGAAGGCTTATGGTGTATCGGGGCATCGCCACACACCAGAGACCGTCGAGCAATTGAGTAAAATGACGACACAAGCGGTTCATCTGATTTTTACGCCACATTTGATTCCAATGATTCGCGGCATGCATTCCACTTTGTATGCCAAATTGCTGCCTGAAGCGCAAAGCATGAGCAATGAAGATTTACAGCAATTGTTTGAAATGACTTATGCAAGTGAACCTTTTGTGGATGTCATGCCTTTTGGCAGTCACCCTGAAACGCGTTCAACCCGCGCATCAAATATGTTGCGCATGGCTTTGCATCGCCATGGTGATACGGTGATTGTCTTGGTGGTGCAAGACAATTTGGTCAAGGGCGCAGCAGGTCAGGCGGTGCAAAATATGAACGTCATGTTTGGTTTTGCTGAAACTGCGGGTATTGACATGTTGCCTGTGATGCCTTGA
- a CDS encoding DUF167 domain-containing protein, with protein MIYLQERGGDVWLQVHVQPGAKHTAWAGEYGERIKIRLNAPPVEGRANTALTVWLAQQFGCVARNVVVLKGELSRTKTVCFSGMAGQYEEMRDRIALALRG; from the coding sequence ATGATTTATTTACAAGAGCGTGGTGGCGATGTGTGGCTGCAAGTGCATGTTCAACCGGGTGCCAAACACACGGCATGGGCGGGTGAGTATGGCGAGCGCATTAAAATTCGGCTCAATGCGCCTCCCGTGGAAGGGCGTGCAAACACGGCATTAACCGTTTGGTTGGCTCAGCAATTTGGTTGTGTGGCGCGAAATGTAGTGGTTTTAAAAGGTGAGTTGTCTCGCACTAAAACGGTGTGTTTTTCAGGCATGGCTGGGCAATACGAGGAGATGAGGGATCGCATTGCCCTGGCGTTGAGGGGGTGA
- a CDS encoding OsmC family protein — protein MECTVRWVGPQAGMSFIGESGTNHAVLMDGAPEAGGRNLGPRPMEMVLIGTGGCTAFDVVMILQKGRQAVSDCVVKLSATRAETDPKVFTSIHFHFVVSGNKLSEASVKRAVKLSHEKYCSASIMLAHSVNMTHSFEIIDTSLA, from the coding sequence ATGGAATGCACCGTACGCTGGGTTGGCCCTCAAGCAGGCATGTCTTTTATCGGCGAATCAGGCACCAACCATGCCGTATTGATGGATGGCGCACCCGAAGCGGGTGGGCGAAACTTGGGGCCGCGCCCAATGGAAATGGTTTTGATCGGCACGGGTGGTTGCACAGCATTTGACGTTGTGATGATATTACAAAAAGGCCGCCAAGCCGTCAGTGATTGCGTCGTGAAATTATCAGCAACACGTGCAGAAACAGACCCCAAGGTTTTCACCAGCATCCATTTTCACTTTGTGGTGAGCGGCAATAAGCTAAGCGAGGCATCGGTTAAACGCGCGGTCAAATTATCACATGAAAAATACTGCTCCGCAAGCATCATGCTCGCACACTCCGTCAACATGACCCATAGTTTTGAAATCATCGACACGTCACTCGCATGA
- a CDS encoding MarC family protein, with protein sequence MDYNFVSAAVLLFLVIDPLGNIPLFSGVLKDIPIKRRKVIVLRESIFSFFILLAFMVGGKGFLRGMHLTQWSMQIAGAIVLFLIAVRMIFPTEGGIMGITQQDHEPFIVPLSIPGMAGPSSMATVMLLSSEAPERMLEWVGALAVVMFGTGVLLYYADWIQRKLGHSFTVAMERLMGMILVAVAVQMLLTGVYDYYKTLPV encoded by the coding sequence ATGGATTACAATTTTGTTTCGGCCGCGGTGCTGCTGTTTTTGGTGATTGACCCGTTGGGTAACATTCCTTTATTCAGCGGTGTTCTCAAAGACATTCCGATTAAACGACGCAAGGTGATTGTGTTGCGGGAATCGATTTTTTCATTTTTTATTTTGTTGGCTTTTATGGTTGGGGGTAAAGGCTTTTTGCGTGGCATGCATTTGACTCAATGGTCGATGCAAATTGCTGGTGCAATCGTACTGTTTTTGATCGCCGTGCGCATGATTTTTCCTACGGAGGGTGGCATCATGGGCATCACTCAGCAGGATCATGAGCCGTTCATTGTGCCGTTGTCGATTCCAGGGATGGCAGGGCCTTCATCCATGGCGACGGTGATGTTGTTGTCATCCGAAGCCCCTGAACGCATGCTGGAGTGGGTTGGTGCGCTGGCTGTGGTGATGTTTGGTACAGGGGTGTTGTTGTATTATGCCGATTGGATTCAACGCAAGTTGGGGCACAGTTTTACGGTGGCGATGGAGCGTTTGATGGGGATGATTTTGGTGGCCGTGGCGGTGCAGATGTTGCTGACTGGGGTGTATGATTATTACAAAACATTGCCTGTTTAA
- a CDS encoding RNA pyrophosphohydrolase, translating into MLDKEGYRPNVGIILVNSRNQVFWGKRIREHSWQFPQGGIAHGENPEQAMLRELYEETGLLPEHVKIIGRTRNWLRYDVPTRWVKRDFRNHYKGQKQIWFLLRMVGRDHHVNLRASTHPEFDAWRWNDYWIPLEDVIDFKRDVYQQALEELARLLFQNRALGTHSKTSSILPTPDKLFQPK; encoded by the coding sequence ATGCTCGACAAAGAAGGTTATCGCCCGAATGTCGGCATCATTTTGGTCAATTCACGCAATCAGGTTTTTTGGGGAAAGCGCATCCGCGAGCATTCGTGGCAGTTTCCACAAGGTGGCATCGCTCACGGTGAAAATCCCGAACAAGCCATGCTGCGTGAGTTATATGAGGAGACAGGACTACTTCCTGAGCACGTTAAAATCATCGGTCGCACCCGCAATTGGCTGCGCTACGATGTGCCGACCCGCTGGGTCAAACGCGATTTTCGCAACCACTACAAAGGGCAAAAGCAAATCTGGTTTTTGCTCCGAATGGTTGGCCGCGATCACCACGTCAACTTACGTGCCAGCACTCATCCCGAATTTGATGCTTGGCGCTGGAACGACTATTGGATCCCCCTTGAGGATGTGATTGACTTCAAACGCGATGTGTATCAACAAGCGCTTGAGGAACTCGCACGGCTGCTGTTTCAAAACCGTGCATTGGGCACACATTCAAAAACATCCAGCATTCTACCCACACCCGACAAACTGTTTCAGCCAAAATAA
- a CDS encoding riboflavin synthase, which yields MFTGIIASVGRIVSMQPLAQSEYAGVRLVVDAGRLDLSDVGLGDSIAINGACMTAVDVDVANHAFAVDVSNESLSKTTGLNALGPVNLEKAMRLSDRLGGHLVSGHVDDVARIVSFQPVGESHELVVATSLKWQRFLADKGSITLHGVSLTVNRKWVAGDEVCVTINLIPHTIAHTVFQHLKAGDLINLEIDLLARYIAQLMPNAE from the coding sequence ATGTTTACAGGGATTATAGCATCAGTGGGGCGGATCGTTTCAATGCAACCTTTGGCGCAAAGTGAGTACGCTGGTGTGCGTTTGGTGGTCGATGCGGGACGTTTGGATTTGTCGGACGTGGGTCTGGGTGATTCGATTGCGATCAACGGCGCCTGCATGACGGCAGTGGATGTGGATGTGGCGAATCATGCGTTTGCCGTTGATGTGTCCAATGAAAGTTTGTCGAAAACCACGGGTTTGAATGCTTTGGGTCCCGTGAATTTGGAAAAAGCCATGCGTTTGTCTGATCGTCTCGGCGGTCATTTGGTCAGCGGACATGTGGATGATGTGGCGCGCATTGTGTCTTTTCAGCCTGTGGGGGAGTCGCATGAGTTGGTGGTGGCGACATCGCTGAAATGGCAACGTTTTTTGGCGGATAAAGGTTCGATCACCTTGCATGGCGTCAGTTTGACTGTGAACCGCAAATGGGTGGCGGGCGATGAGGTGTGTGTGACCATCAATTTGATCCCGCACACCATCGCTCATACGGTGTTTCAGCACCTTAAAGCAGGTGATTTGATTAATTTGGAAATTGATTTATTGGCGCGCTACATCGCTCAGCTGATGCCGAACGCTGAGTGA
- a CDS encoding aldo/keto reductase encodes MEKVQLGHSDLRVTPVCLGTMTFGEQVNEANAHAILQHALERGINFLDTAEMYAVPPKAATFNATERIIGNYFAANKGAREQWVVASKVAGPSRGMPWIRGGSGDLSGADIIVACDDSLKRLQTDVIDLYQIHWPTRSVPAFGGIYFKPDHDAAHTSMHAQLEALAQLVKAGKIKAIGLSNETPYGVHEFIRLAEQYDLPRVATVQNPYCLINRTVENGLDETMHHLDVSLLAYSPLAFGLLTGKYDASGLIGDGAPAEGRMTKFASMRAQRWGRPESLNAARRYNQLAHDNGLTPTELALAFCYQKWQVASTIIGVTSIAQLDECVNALDVKLSDDILQAIDEIRWECRDPAQ; translated from the coding sequence ATGGAAAAAGTCCAACTCGGCCACAGCGATCTGCGTGTTACCCCCGTTTGTTTGGGTACCATGACTTTCGGTGAACAGGTCAACGAAGCCAATGCACACGCCATTTTGCAACACGCACTTGAACGCGGCATCAACTTCCTTGACACGGCTGAAATGTACGCCGTGCCCCCCAAAGCCGCAACGTTCAACGCCACAGAGCGCATCATCGGTAATTATTTCGCCGCCAACAAAGGCGCGCGCGAGCAATGGGTTGTCGCCAGTAAAGTCGCAGGCCCCTCTCGTGGCATGCCGTGGATTCGAGGTGGCAGTGGCGACTTGAGTGGTGCAGACATCATTGTAGCATGCGATGACAGCCTGAAACGACTGCAAACCGACGTGATTGATTTATACCAAATCCACTGGCCCACCCGCAGCGTGCCTGCATTTGGTGGCATTTATTTCAAACCCGATCACGATGCGGCACACACCTCGATGCACGCTCAACTCGAAGCACTCGCTCAATTGGTCAAAGCTGGAAAAATTAAAGCCATCGGCCTGTCAAATGAAACGCCCTATGGCGTGCATGAGTTCATTCGCCTCGCAGAGCAATACGATTTGCCTCGTGTTGCCACAGTACAAAACCCCTACTGCCTCATCAACCGAACGGTCGAAAATGGTTTGGATGAAACCATGCACCACCTTGACGTGTCCTTATTGGCTTATTCGCCATTGGCATTCGGCCTGCTCACAGGTAAATACGATGCCTCAGGCTTAATCGGTGACGGCGCTCCCGCTGAAGGCCGAATGACCAAATTTGCCTCCATGCGCGCTCAACGCTGGGGACGCCCCGAGTCACTCAATGCCGCTCGCCGCTACAATCAACTCGCCCACGACAACGGCCTCACACCCACTGAATTGGCTCTGGCTTTTTGCTACCAAAAATGGCAAGTCGCCAGCACGATCATTGGCGTGACTTCAATTGCCCAGTTGGATGAATGTGTCAATGCACTGGATGTCAAACTATCCGATGACATTTTGCAGGCGATTGATGAAATACGTTGGGAATGCCGTGATCCTGCGCAATAA